In one Enterobacteriaceae endosymbiont of Donacia thalassina genomic region, the following are encoded:
- the nusG gene encoding transcription termination/antitermination protein NusG → MNKSLKKKWYVIQARSGFEHHVAKSLKEYIKIHNMNNFFGKILVPTEAVIEIRGGQKYKSDRKFFPGYILIHMIMKELSWHLVKSVPKVLGFIGGKSDNPLPISDKEVDIIINRLQKIGDKPRPKTIFDPGEVIRVKDGPFSDFNGIVEEVDYEKSRLKVSVSIFGRSTPVELDFRQVEKG, encoded by the coding sequence ATGAATAAATCTTTAAAAAAAAAATGGTATGTTATTCAAGCTCGTTCTGGTTTTGAACATCATGTTGCTAAATCATTAAAAGAATATATTAAAATTCATAATATGAATAATTTTTTTGGTAAAATTTTAGTTCCTACAGAAGCTGTAATTGAAATACGTGGAGGACAAAAATATAAAAGTGATCGTAAATTTTTTCCAGGATATATATTAATTCATATGATTATGAAAGAATTAAGTTGGCATTTAGTAAAAAGTGTACCTAAAGTTTTAGGTTTTATTGGAGGAAAATCTGATAATCCTTTACCTATTAGTGATAAAGAAGTAGACATAATTATAAATCGTTTACAAAAAATTGGAGATAAACCTAGACCAAAAACAATATTTGATCCAGGAGAAGTAATAAGAGTAAAAGATGGACCTTTTTCTGATTTTAATGGAATAGTAGAGGAAGTAGATTATGAAAAAAGTAGATTAAAAGTTTCTGTATCAATTTTTGGAAGATCAACTCCTGTTGAATTAGATTTTCGTCAAGTAGAAAAAGGATAA
- the secE gene encoding preprotein translocase subunit SecE, translating into MNIVEFKKNIKKHTTDTIKWFVSMILLFFDLIFNYFYRNIHSFLCLILFFFILILIIFIISSTKKGKKLFSFIYDARIETSKVIWPSYQDTWKTALIIMLIITIISMIFYILDNFLIYLISFLTGTRL; encoded by the coding sequence ATGAATATTGTAGAATTTAAAAAAAATATAAAAAAACATACTACAGACACCATAAAATGGTTTGTTAGTATGATTTTGTTATTTTTTGATTTAATATTTAATTATTTTTACCGGAATATACATTCTTTTCTTTGTTTAATTTTATTTTTTTTTATATTAATTTTAATTATTTTTATCATATCATCTACAAAAAAAGGTAAAAAATTATTTTCTTTTATATATGATGCACGTATAGAAACTAGTAAAGTTATATGGCCATCTTATCAAGATACTTGGAAGACAGCATTAATAATAATGCTAATTATTACAATAATATCTATGATTTTTTATATATTAGATAATTTTTTAATTTATTTAATATCATTTTTAACTGGAACAAGGTTATAA